In a single window of the Garciella nitratireducens DSM 15102 genome:
- a CDS encoding M4 family metallopeptidase produces MKKKVLSLLIIVSMLFSITSLTVLAANKDTDQITKTTTSNSAPTQEGKNQTQKNLNLDKTKTIQKLNTMSKGKLKLREKDGQIFISGKLSYKKTPGKQSAINFLEENKNLFKIDDISKDLQPIEVKKEKTGDTFIKFQQVINGVKTEGNQLNVHFDKNGIIVSVNGNLEENKTITRLGKNKISQNQAVKIAKSLFDYKSLRHTPTVEKIIFTQDNKNYEVYKVNISYLEPTIENYDVYIEAYSGKVLQKESNIRSDGPTTGTGIDVQGKERNLDLYLNKNLYQMKNIVNPATNNILTYTLNHGTQYGYLVENSTNFFGLEDHKASVSAHYYADKVVDFYKNLFNRNSIDNNKMPIRSFTHYDRNYNNAFWSGNEMVYGDGDGVNFTYLSGDLDVVGHEMTHGVIQHSADLYYHNQSGALNESIADVFGVLISTYDKYNVASGGNWKFNEQDWVVGDDIYTPNIPGDALRSLSNPTLYGQPDHMNNYRNLPDTEDGDNGGVHINSGIPNKAAYLIAKEIGMKKTAQIYYWALTNYM; encoded by the coding sequence ATGAAAAAAAAGGTATTGAGTCTTCTAATCATTGTCTCCATGCTATTTTCTATCACAAGTCTAACAGTATTAGCGGCAAATAAGGATACAGACCAAATAACCAAAACTACCACCTCTAACTCTGCTCCCACGCAAGAAGGAAAAAACCAAACTCAAAAAAATCTAAATCTAGATAAAACAAAAACCATTCAAAAACTTAATACTATGAGTAAAGGGAAATTAAAACTAAGGGAAAAAGATGGACAAATATTTATTTCCGGAAAACTTTCTTATAAAAAAACTCCTGGAAAACAATCAGCAATAAATTTTTTAGAAGAAAATAAAAATTTATTTAAAATTGATGATATATCAAAAGATTTGCAACCAATTGAAGTAAAAAAAGAAAAAACGGGAGATACTTTTATTAAATTTCAACAAGTAATCAATGGCGTTAAGACAGAAGGAAATCAACTAAATGTGCACTTCGATAAAAATGGAATTATCGTAAGTGTAAATGGAAATTTAGAAGAAAATAAAACTATCACTCGATTGGGAAAAAACAAAATTTCACAAAATCAAGCAGTTAAAATTGCAAAAAGTTTATTTGATTATAAAAGTTTAAGACATACTCCAACTGTAGAAAAGATAATATTTACTCAAGACAATAAAAATTATGAAGTATATAAAGTAAATATTTCCTATCTAGAACCTACCATAGAAAATTATGATGTTTATATAGAAGCTTACTCAGGAAAAGTGCTACAAAAAGAGAGCAATATTCGATCTGATGGACCAACAACAGGGACAGGCATAGATGTACAAGGAAAAGAACGCAATTTAGATTTGTATCTCAATAAAAATTTATATCAAATGAAAAATATAGTAAATCCAGCAACCAATAATATTCTTACCTATACTCTTAATCATGGAACGCAATATGGATACTTAGTAGAAAATAGTACTAATTTTTTTGGATTAGAAGATCATAAAGCTTCAGTTAGCGCCCATTATTATGCAGATAAAGTAGTTGACTTTTATAAAAATTTATTCAATAGAAATAGTATAGACAATAATAAAATGCCAATTCGCTCTTTTACCCATTATGATCGTAATTATAATAATGCTTTTTGGAGTGGAAACGAAATGGTTTATGGAGATGGGGATGGAGTCAATTTTACTTATCTTAGTGGAGACTTAGATGTTGTAGGTCATGAAATGACGCATGGAGTCATTCAACATAGTGCAGATCTTTATTATCATAATCAATCAGGCGCTTTAAATGAATCTATAGCAGACGTATTTGGAGTACTGATTTCTACTTATGATAAATACAATGTTGCATCTGGAGGTAACTGGAAATTTAATGAACAAGACTGGGTTGTAGGAGATGATATTTATACTCCTAACATACCAGGAGATGCATTAAGAAGTTTATCCAATCCTACTTTATATGGCCAACCTGATCATATGAATAATTATCGAAATCTTCCTGATACAGAAGATGGAGATAATGGTGGTGTGCATATCAATTCGGGAATTCCTAATAAAGCTGCATATCTTATTGCAAAAGAGATTGGAATGAAAAAAACAGCACAAATCTATTATTGGGCTCTCACAAATTATATGAA